A single window of Bradyrhizobium daqingense DNA harbors:
- a CDS encoding TRAP transporter large permease has protein sequence MTDPQLGMLMLGLFIFIIMLGFPIAFTLMAMGVSFGYYAYYTPGQDFFQNRIFTLLVQKTFEVTTSDVLVAVPLFLFMGYLIERANILDRLFYSLQLSMKNVPGALAVATLITCAMFATATGIVGAVVTLMGLLALPAMLRAGYDTKLSAGVVCAGGCLGILIPPSILLIVYAATAGVSAVKLYAAAFFPGFLLAGLYVVYAMVRAMINPALAPKLPPEQTNVPLRTVIWALATSFLPLAVLIVSVLGAILLGLATPSEAAAVGALMSIVLAAAYRSLNFTMMRESVYLTVRATAMVCYLFIGSWTFSAVFAVLGGQSVVEQFFAAMNLSPIQFLLLTQLIIFLLGWPLEWTEIIIIFVPIFLPLLPQYGIDPIFFGILVALNTQTAFNTPPVAMAAFYLKGVAPPQVKLTDIFSGALPFVGLVFLTMALVYIFPGIALWLPTVLYGSR, from the coding sequence ATGACCGATCCTCAACTCGGCATGCTGATGCTGGGTCTCTTCATCTTCATCATCATGCTCGGCTTCCCGATTGCGTTCACGCTGATGGCGATGGGCGTCTCATTCGGCTACTACGCCTACTACACCCCGGGTCAGGACTTCTTCCAGAACCGCATCTTCACGCTTCTGGTGCAGAAGACGTTCGAGGTCACAACCAGCGACGTGCTGGTTGCGGTCCCGCTGTTCCTGTTCATGGGCTATTTAATCGAGCGCGCAAACATACTCGACCGGCTGTTCTATTCGCTGCAATTGTCGATGAAGAACGTGCCGGGCGCACTGGCGGTGGCCACCCTGATCACCTGCGCGATGTTCGCGACCGCCACCGGCATCGTCGGCGCGGTCGTCACACTGATGGGCCTGCTGGCCCTGCCGGCGATGCTGCGCGCCGGCTACGACACCAAGCTGTCGGCAGGCGTGGTCTGCGCCGGCGGCTGCCTCGGCATCTTGATTCCACCGAGTATCCTGCTGATCGTCTATGCGGCGACCGCCGGCGTTTCGGCGGTCAAGCTTTATGCGGCCGCTTTCTTTCCGGGGTTCCTGCTAGCCGGGCTCTACGTCGTCTATGCGATGGTGCGCGCGATGATCAATCCAGCGCTCGCGCCGAAGCTGCCGCCCGAGCAGACCAATGTGCCGCTCAGGACGGTGATCTGGGCGCTCGCCACATCGTTCCTGCCGCTGGCGGTGCTGATCGTTTCGGTGCTCGGCGCGATCCTACTCGGGCTGGCGACGCCATCCGAAGCGGCCGCGGTGGGCGCACTCATGAGCATCGTTCTGGCCGCCGCCTATCGTTCGCTCAATTTCACGATGATGCGTGAATCGGTCTATCTGACCGTGCGTGCCACCGCGATGGTCTGTTACCTGTTCATCGGATCGTGGACGTTCTCCGCGGTGTTTGCGGTCCTTGGCGGACAGTCGGTGGTCGAGCAGTTTTTTGCGGCAATGAATTTGTCGCCGATCCAGTTCCTGCTGCTGACCCAGTTGATCATCTTCCTGCTCGGCTGGCCGCTGGAATGGACAGAGATCATCATCATATTCGTGCCGATCTTCCTGCCGCTGCTTCCCCAGTACGGCATCGATCCGATCTTTTTCGGCATCCTAGTGGCGCTGAACACGCAAACAGCGTTCAATACGCCGCCGGTGGCGATGGCCGCCTTCTATCTGAAGGGCGTGGCCCCGCCTCAGGTGAAGCTGACCGATATCTTCTCGGGCGCGCTTCCTTTTGTCGGCCTGGTCTTCCTCACCATGGCACTGGTCTACATCTTCCCTGGGATCGCATTGTGGCTGCCCACTGTTCTCTATGGATCGCGCTGA
- a CDS encoding TRAP transporter small permease subunit encodes MTKFLFFIDELSTWVGKAFAWLILVLTLAISYEVFVRYVLRAPTTWAFDISYITYGAMFLMAGAYTLSRNGHVRADVVYRLWSPRTQATMDLVLYILFFLPAIAALMYSGWNYAQMSVRFREVSIFSPAGVPVFPLKALIPLTGFLLFLQGFAEIIRCVLCIRTGQWPQRLHDVEETESLVIREHQQHAAEPQSDKGPGA; translated from the coding sequence ATGACCAAATTTCTGTTCTTCATCGACGAGCTCAGCACATGGGTTGGCAAGGCGTTCGCCTGGCTGATTCTCGTCCTTACACTGGCTATCAGCTACGAGGTGTTCGTACGCTACGTGCTGCGTGCGCCGACCACCTGGGCTTTCGACATCAGCTACATCACCTATGGCGCGATGTTCCTGATGGCCGGCGCTTATACGCTCTCGCGCAACGGCCATGTGCGTGCCGACGTGGTCTACCGCCTCTGGTCGCCGCGCACCCAGGCGACGATGGACCTCGTCCTGTACATCCTGTTCTTCCTGCCGGCGATCGCCGCGCTGATGTATTCGGGCTGGAACTACGCCCAGATGTCGGTGCGCTTCCGCGAAGTCAGCATCTTCAGCCCGGCCGGCGTGCCGGTATTTCCGCTGAAGGCACTGATCCCCCTCACCGGTTTCCTTCTGTTTCTGCAAGGGTTCGCTGAAATCATTCGCTGTGTACTGTGCATCCGCACCGGCCAATGGCCGCAGCGCCTGCACGACGTGGAAGAGACCGAGAGCCTCGTCATTCGCGAACATCAGCAGCACGCGGCTGAGCCGCAGAGCGATAAGGGACCAGGCGCATGA
- a CDS encoding amidase: MSLNTLGLTEAAAGIRDGRFSSVELVGDCLNRIDEVDSNIQAWVFLNRDHAMRQAKAADDHRKHGKAVGPLHGVPVGIKDIFDTGDMPTEFGSDLWAGRTPRRDAAAVARLRAAGAVILGKTVTTEYAYYNPGKTRNPHDTAHTPGGSSSGSAAAVAALMVPGAIGSQTNGSVIRPAAFCGVVGFKPSHGLISRSGALELSRTLDHVGVFGRSVEDAALLAEVLVGFDEEDPDTRPVACPPLSTVAASEPPLPPRFAFVRSPVWDQAEPVTREAFPELVEALGAACSEVELGPSFDGAVDMHRIIMEVDMAHNLRRDYQRGGDKLSTRLRQAIERGRTHLALDYRNALSGIEPLNQALDHVFDEYDAILTPAAPGEAPGIETTGNPVFCTLWTYLGVPAISLPLMSSETGLPLGVQLVGRRGNDARLLRTAHWLVRTIGRTGRGTRRKVPSAGAKSAADAEKGNVR, translated from the coding sequence ATGAGTCTGAACACGCTCGGACTTACCGAAGCTGCAGCCGGCATCCGCGACGGCCGGTTCAGCTCGGTGGAGCTTGTCGGCGACTGCCTCAATCGCATCGATGAGGTCGATTCCAATATCCAGGCGTGGGTGTTCCTCAATCGTGACCACGCGATGCGCCAGGCCAAGGCCGCTGACGATCATCGCAAGCACGGCAAGGCCGTGGGCCCGCTGCATGGCGTGCCCGTGGGCATCAAGGATATCTTCGACACCGGCGACATGCCGACCGAATTCGGATCGGATCTGTGGGCCGGACGCACGCCGCGGCGCGATGCGGCGGCCGTGGCGCGTCTGCGGGCGGCAGGCGCCGTGATCCTCGGCAAGACGGTGACTACCGAGTACGCCTACTACAATCCTGGCAAGACCCGGAATCCGCACGACACGGCTCATACGCCGGGCGGATCCTCCTCGGGCTCCGCCGCGGCCGTTGCGGCGCTGATGGTGCCGGGTGCCATCGGCTCGCAGACCAACGGCTCGGTGATCCGTCCTGCCGCCTTCTGCGGCGTGGTCGGCTTCAAGCCCTCGCATGGTCTCATTTCCCGCAGCGGCGCGCTCGAATTGTCGCGCACGCTCGATCATGTCGGCGTGTTCGGGCGCAGCGTCGAGGACGCGGCCCTGCTCGCCGAGGTCCTGGTCGGCTTCGACGAGGAGGATCCGGACACAAGGCCTGTCGCGTGTCCGCCCTTGTCCACTGTCGCGGCGAGCGAGCCGCCGTTGCCGCCGCGATTTGCCTTCGTGCGCTCTCCGGTCTGGGATCAGGCCGAGCCGGTGACGCGTGAGGCGTTCCCTGAGCTTGTCGAGGCTTTGGGCGCCGCTTGCAGCGAGGTCGAGCTTGGCCCGAGCTTCGACGGGGCCGTCGACATGCACCGCATCATCATGGAAGTTGATATGGCGCACAATCTGCGGCGCGACTACCAGCGGGGCGGCGACAAGCTCAGCACGCGTCTACGCCAGGCGATCGAGCGCGGCCGAACGCATCTCGCGCTGGATTATCGCAACGCACTGTCCGGGATTGAGCCGCTCAACCAGGCGCTGGACCATGTCTTCGACGAGTACGACGCCATCCTGACCCCCGCAGCGCCCGGCGAGGCGCCCGGAATCGAGACGACCGGTAACCCGGTTTTCTGCACGCTTTGGACCTATCTCGGCGTGCCCGCCATCAGCCTGCCCTTGATGAGCTCCGAAACCGGCCTTCCGCTCGGCGTTCAGCTCGTCGGCCGCCGCGGCAACGATGCCCGCCTCTTGCGCACGGCGCACTGGCTTGTCAGGACGATTGGACGCACCGGTCGTGGCACGCGGCGCAAAGTCCCGAGCGCCGGGGCAAAATCGGCTGCCGATGCCGAGAAAGGGAACGTGCGATGA
- a CDS encoding glycosyltransferase family 4 protein, with protein MRIAQLAPLAECVPPKLYGGTERVIAWLVDELVDLGHDVTLFASGDSSTRAKLHAVWPRALRLGRRGVDPNAASAMMIEAIARRARDFDVIHSHVDWLPLPVLSRTGVPFLTTMHGRLDLQGLSNVIGTFPQAPFVSISANQRRPLPDANWIATIPHGLPRDLFRPSYENGSYLAFLGRLTAEKGPEAAIRIARAVRMPLRIAAKIPRGETAYFKKKLEPEIDGHNIQLVGEVDEVQKQPFLDGAAALLFPIDWPEPFGLVMIEAMACGTPVIAYRSGSVPEVVEDDVTGFIVDGEEQAIEAVKEVVRLDRRKVRARFEERFLASRMATEYESQYRELVVRGGRCA; from the coding sequence ATGCGAATAGCCCAGCTTGCCCCGTTGGCCGAATGCGTTCCGCCAAAGCTCTACGGCGGAACGGAGCGGGTGATTGCCTGGCTGGTCGACGAGCTGGTCGACCTCGGACACGACGTAACCCTGTTTGCAAGCGGCGACTCAAGCACGAGGGCCAAGCTTCACGCGGTGTGGCCGCGCGCACTGCGGTTGGGACGGAGAGGCGTCGATCCGAACGCCGCCAGCGCAATGATGATCGAGGCCATTGCCCGGCGCGCGCGCGACTTCGACGTCATTCATTCCCATGTCGACTGGTTGCCACTGCCGGTGCTGAGCCGGACCGGCGTGCCGTTTCTAACGACCATGCACGGCCGTCTCGACCTTCAAGGCTTGTCCAACGTGATCGGGACTTTCCCCCAGGCCCCTTTCGTCTCCATCTCCGCCAACCAGCGCCGTCCGCTTCCCGATGCGAACTGGATCGCGACCATTCCGCACGGGCTGCCAAGGGACCTGTTTCGCCCCTCGTACGAAAACGGTTCGTACTTGGCGTTCCTCGGCCGGCTCACCGCTGAGAAAGGGCCGGAAGCTGCGATACGCATCGCGCGCGCAGTCCGGATGCCGTTGCGAATCGCGGCCAAGATACCTCGTGGGGAGACAGCGTACTTCAAGAAGAAGCTCGAGCCGGAGATCGACGGCCACAATATCCAGCTCGTCGGCGAGGTAGACGAGGTCCAGAAGCAGCCTTTCCTCGACGGTGCCGCCGCCCTGCTGTTTCCGATCGATTGGCCCGAGCCCTTTGGTCTCGTCATGATCGAGGCGATGGCGTGCGGGACCCCTGTGATCGCCTACCGCTCCGGATCAGTGCCGGAAGTCGTCGAGGACGACGTCACGGGCTTCATCGTGGATGGCGAGGAGCAGGCGATCGAAGCCGTCAAGGAAGTCGTCCGGCTGGATAGAAGAAAGGTGCGCGCCCGTTTCGAGGAGCGCTTCCTCGCGAGCCGGATGGCAACGGAGTATGAAAGCCAGTATCGCGAGCTGGTCGTTCGCGGCGGGCGTTGCGCGTGA
- a CDS encoding MliC family protein, translated as MAVTMLLAGIFGMRPTNAQTFQTYHCADGTQFIVGFYDGDKRAFLQIDGEPVTLARRLAVSGARYSGAGVTLKIPKTGPTMVKHLKRPVTACAVIEKPAI; from the coding sequence TTGGCCGTCACCATGCTGTTGGCCGGAATTTTCGGGATGCGGCCGACCAATGCCCAGACGTTCCAGACCTATCACTGCGCCGATGGTACGCAGTTCATCGTCGGGTTTTATGACGGCGACAAGCGCGCCTTCCTTCAGATCGACGGCGAGCCGGTGACGCTGGCCAGGCGGCTGGCGGTTTCGGGGGCACGCTATTCGGGAGCGGGAGTTACACTGAAGATTCCCAAGACCGGGCCCACCATGGTGAAGCATTTGAAGCGGCCGGTCACGGCCTGCGCGGTGATCGAAAAACCCGCGATCTAG
- a CDS encoding substrate-binding domain-containing protein has translation MESVRMLSTLGLMGAMRSLSSAFEARSGIHVDADFAPTLALLKRLRDGEAADLVILTREGLDEMLGEGRVVADGAADLARSFVGVAVRAGQAHPDIASEAALRKTLLAARSVAYSRLGASGVYFAQLIVRMEIAAEVNARATIVEQGFTAERLVSGQADLAVQQISELKQVGGIEVVGPIPHDLQTPAVFSAGRMANAKHPEAAERLLRYLASPDVVPVLRQSGLKP, from the coding sequence ATGGAAAGCGTGCGCATGCTCTCGACGCTCGGCCTGATGGGTGCGATGCGCAGCCTGTCCTCGGCCTTCGAGGCCAGGAGCGGCATCCATGTCGATGCCGATTTCGCGCCGACCCTGGCGCTGCTCAAGCGGCTGCGCGACGGCGAGGCCGCCGATCTCGTGATCCTCACGCGCGAGGGGCTCGACGAGATGCTTGGCGAGGGCCGCGTTGTCGCCGACGGTGCGGCTGATCTGGCGCGCTCCTTCGTTGGCGTCGCAGTGCGGGCAGGGCAGGCGCACCCCGATATCGCCAGCGAAGCCGCGCTGCGCAAGACGCTGCTCGCGGCGCGGTCGGTCGCCTATTCGCGGCTCGGCGCCAGCGGCGTCTACTTCGCCCAGTTGATCGTGCGGATGGAAATTGCGGCCGAGGTCAATGCCAGGGCCACCATCGTGGAGCAGGGCTTCACGGCGGAGCGGCTCGTGAGCGGCCAGGCCGATCTCGCCGTGCAGCAGATCAGCGAGCTGAAGCAGGTCGGCGGCATCGAGGTGGTCGGCCCGATCCCGCATGATCTGCAGACGCCGGCGGTGTTCTCCGCCGGCCGCATGGCGAATGCGAAACACCCCGAAGCCGCCGAGCGGCTGCTGCGCTATCTGGCATCGCCTGATGTCGTGCCCGTGCTGCGTCAATCGGGACTCAAGCCTTGA
- a CDS encoding nuclear transport factor 2 family protein, whose amino-acid sequence MSFDPMAVAVDWLDAYRARDIEAILAMYAEDAVVHCGCDERTITGREGLRAYWADRLRRKPATELDDLQPSQGGTMISYITGDSVVNAVLAFDAAGKIKSLSCGPPQRVSSSSC is encoded by the coding sequence ATGTCCTTTGATCCGATGGCCGTTGCCGTCGACTGGCTCGACGCCTACCGTGCTCGCGATATCGAAGCGATACTCGCAATGTACGCCGAAGATGCAGTGGTTCACTGCGGTTGTGACGAACGGACCATCACCGGCAGGGAAGGCCTACGAGCCTACTGGGCTGATCGTCTGCGAAGAAAACCCGCTACCGAGCTGGATGATCTTCAGCCTTCGCAAGGCGGGACAATGATCTCGTACATCACCGGGGACAGTGTCGTGAACGCGGTCTTGGCGTTCGACGCTGCCGGAAAAATCAAGTCCCTGAGCTGCGGTCCGCCGCAGCGGGTCTCGTCAAGCTCCTGCTAG
- a CDS encoding GrlR family regulatory protein, translating into MIEGFYKVRFQLGDTVGRAVMHAGNGKLLGGNSAFAHIGTYEKTDSGVDVVIKTVRHNPDPNYRAMAGTDDATLIAKGWPDGDLYRFKGELKELPGVPFQSLMTRITEDEVPIAGGVGEAGIVDGLYSIHLRMLDGLDGGLTGVMLLNQGRILGGDAAFYYLGSYTAAKGRWKGQILNLEHTPAKDDPIFGGHEVGIGFSGSYDSEQAVLEAAAFTGKRSLRLTAALKLMHRA; encoded by the coding sequence GTGATTGAAGGCTTCTACAAGGTCAGGTTTCAGCTCGGCGACACTGTCGGCCGGGCCGTGATGCATGCCGGCAACGGCAAGCTGCTCGGCGGCAATTCGGCCTTTGCCCATATCGGCACCTACGAGAAGACCGACAGCGGCGTCGACGTCGTGATCAAGACCGTCCGCCACAACCCCGATCCGAACTACCGTGCCATGGCCGGCACCGACGATGCGACCTTGATCGCGAAGGGCTGGCCCGATGGCGATCTCTATCGCTTCAAGGGTGAGCTCAAGGAGCTGCCCGGGGTGCCGTTTCAATCGCTGATGACCCGGATCACGGAGGATGAAGTGCCGATCGCCGGCGGCGTCGGCGAAGCCGGCATCGTCGACGGTCTCTACTCGATCCATCTACGTATGCTCGATGGCCTCGACGGCGGGCTCACCGGCGTGATGCTGCTCAATCAAGGCCGCATCCTCGGCGGCGATGCCGCGTTCTATTATCTCGGCAGCTACACCGCCGCGAAGGGACGCTGGAAAGGACAGATCCTCAATCTGGAGCACACACCGGCGAAGGACGATCCGATCTTCGGCGGCCACGAGGTCGGCATCGGCTTCTCCGGCAGCTACGACAGCGAACAGGCGGTGCTGGAGGCGGCGGCGTTCACCGGCAAGCGCAGCCTGCGCCTGACCGCCGCGCTCAAGCTGATGCACCGCGCCTGA
- a CDS encoding glutamine synthetase beta-grasp domain-containing protein yields the protein MTKYKLEYIWLDGYTPTPNLRGKTQIKEFASFPTLEQLPLWGFDGSSTQQAEGHSSDCVLKPVAVFPDAARTNGVLVMCEVMMPDGKTPHPSNKRATILDDSGAWFGFEQEYFFYKDGRPLGFPTSGYPAPQGPYYTGVGYSNVGDVARKIVEEHLDLCLAAGINHEGINAEVAKGQWEFQIFGKGSKTAADQMWMARYLMLRLTEKYGIDIEFHCKPLGDTDWNGSGMHANFSTAYMREVGGKEYFEALMGAFEKNLMDHIAVYGPDNDKRLTGKHETAPWNKFSYGVADRGASIRVPHSFVNNGYKGYLEDRRPNSQGDPYQIASQILKTISSVPTDKKAAA from the coding sequence ATGACCAAGTATAAGCTCGAGTACATCTGGCTCGACGGATATACGCCGACTCCGAATTTGCGCGGCAAAACTCAGATCAAGGAATTCGCGTCGTTTCCGACGCTCGAGCAGCTTCCGCTCTGGGGCTTCGATGGCTCCTCCACCCAGCAGGCCGAAGGTCACAGCTCCGATTGCGTGCTGAAGCCGGTCGCCGTCTTCCCGGACGCCGCGCGCACCAACGGCGTGCTGGTGATGTGCGAAGTCATGATGCCCGATGGCAAGACCCCGCATCCGTCCAACAAGCGCGCCACCATCCTCGACGATTCCGGCGCCTGGTTCGGCTTCGAGCAGGAGTACTTCTTCTACAAGGACGGCCGTCCGCTCGGCTTCCCGACCTCGGGCTATCCGGCTCCGCAGGGTCCGTACTACACCGGCGTCGGCTATTCGAACGTCGGCGACGTCGCCCGCAAGATCGTCGAAGAGCATCTGGACCTCTGCCTCGCGGCCGGCATCAACCATGAAGGCATCAACGCGGAAGTCGCCAAGGGCCAGTGGGAATTCCAAATCTTCGGCAAGGGCTCCAAGACCGCTGCCGACCAGATGTGGATGGCGCGCTACCTGATGCTGCGCCTCACCGAGAAGTACGGCATCGACATCGAGTTCCACTGCAAGCCGCTCGGCGACACCGACTGGAACGGCTCCGGCATGCACGCCAACTTCTCGACCGCCTATATGCGCGAAGTCGGCGGCAAGGAGTATTTCGAGGCGCTGATGGGTGCCTTCGAGAAGAACCTGATGGACCACATCGCCGTCTACGGCCCGGACAACGACAAGCGTCTGACCGGCAAGCACGAGACCGCGCCCTGGAACAAGTTCAGCTACGGCGTTGCCGACCGCGGCGCTTCGATCCGCGTTCCGCACTCCTTCGTCAACAACGGCTACAAGGGCTATCTGGAAGACCGTCGTCCGAACTCGCAAGGCGACCCCTACCAGATCGCTTCGCAGATCCTGAAGACGATCTCGTCCGTGCCGACCGACAAGAAGGCCGCGGCCTAA
- a CDS encoding outer membrane protein, with product MKMLFAATAGALVLSLAAPASAADLAARPMTKAPPMVATIYDWSGFYIGANGGWGSSRTCADIVAVGVVPVVPAAAEGCHDASGGTVGGQIGYRWQSANWVFGVEGQGNWADFEGSNIGLFTGADNHTRIDSFGLITGQLGYAWNNVLLYVKGGAAVVGNRYDSYIPPGFVGAGTLLASARDTRWGATVGAGIEFGFAPNWSVGFEYNHIFLDDHDTVFTTPAGPVFGTARVGQDVDLALVRVNYRFGGFGAPIAARY from the coding sequence ATGAAAATGCTCTTTGCAGCTACGGCCGGTGCTCTGGTTCTAAGTCTGGCGGCTCCCGCCAGTGCGGCGGACTTGGCCGCTCGTCCAATGACCAAGGCTCCGCCAATGGTAGCCACTATCTACGACTGGAGCGGTTTCTACATTGGCGCCAACGGCGGTTGGGGCTCTTCGCGTACTTGCGCGGATATCGTGGCGGTTGGCGTTGTTCCGGTCGTGCCGGCTGCGGCCGAGGGTTGCCATGACGCCAGCGGCGGAACGGTCGGTGGCCAGATCGGGTACCGCTGGCAATCAGCCAACTGGGTCTTCGGTGTCGAAGGCCAGGGCAACTGGGCCGACTTCGAAGGCAGCAACATTGGCCTTTTCACGGGCGCCGACAATCACACCCGCATCGATTCGTTTGGGTTGATTACCGGCCAATTGGGCTACGCCTGGAACAACGTCCTGCTCTACGTTAAGGGCGGTGCAGCGGTAGTTGGCAATCGTTACGACAGCTACATTCCGCCTGGCTTCGTTGGTGCCGGCACGCTCCTGGCCTCAGCACGCGACACGCGCTGGGGTGCCACCGTGGGCGCTGGCATCGAGTTCGGCTTTGCTCCGAACTGGTCGGTCGGCTTCGAGTATAATCATATATTCCTGGACGACCATGACACGGTTTTCACCACACCGGCTGGTCCCGTCTTCGGGACTGCTCGTGTGGGACAGGATGTTGATCTGGCTCTGGTTCGCGTGAACTACCGCTTTGGTGGTTTTGGCGCTCCGATCGCCGCAAGGTACTGA
- a CDS encoding tetratricopeptide repeat protein: MRTYLLAIAFALAVPAAAQAQSADLVLCDRVAADPSDPDKPADVKGVTDIASSDVATAIKFCKQAAASSRRAMFAVGRAYAANRQTAEAMAAWRKAADKGSSAAMVELGVAYATGSGVAKDEAQARKLFEKAAQGGNPRGVSNLAALGGAGGSAPADPAQARALLGKAAETNAEAQYQLGLMLSEGTGGTKDDAAARALFEKAATQNHPGALERMGAFAQEGRGGPKDRDAAKAYYERAAALGDEDAKKALERIRCPYAIKDKQGKLVTTLCF; encoded by the coding sequence ATGCGGACTTATCTCCTTGCCATCGCCTTCGCGCTCGCCGTACCCGCGGCTGCACAGGCGCAATCGGCCGATCTCGTCCTCTGCGACCGGGTGGCGGCCGATCCCAGCGATCCCGACAAGCCGGCGGACGTGAAGGGGGTGACCGACATCGCTTCCTCCGACGTCGCGACGGCGATCAAATTCTGCAAGCAGGCCGCAGCATCCTCGCGGCGAGCGATGTTCGCGGTCGGCCGCGCCTATGCGGCCAACCGGCAAACGGCGGAGGCGATGGCGGCTTGGCGCAAGGCGGCCGACAAGGGATCGAGCGCGGCCATGGTCGAGCTCGGCGTTGCCTACGCCACCGGCTCCGGTGTTGCCAAGGACGAAGCGCAGGCGCGAAAGCTGTTCGAGAAGGCGGCGCAGGGCGGCAATCCCCGCGGCGTCAGTAATCTCGCGGCGCTCGGCGGCGCAGGCGGCAGCGCGCCCGCCGATCCCGCGCAGGCGCGTGCGCTGCTCGGCAAAGCCGCCGAGACCAACGCGGAGGCGCAGTACCAGCTTGGCCTGATGCTCTCCGAGGGCACGGGCGGTACGAAGGACGACGCGGCGGCGCGCGCGCTGTTCGAGAAGGCGGCCACGCAAAACCATCCCGGCGCGCTGGAGCGGATGGGCGCCTTCGCGCAGGAAGGCCGCGGCGGGCCGAAGGACAGGGACGCGGCAAAGGCCTATTACGAGCGCGCTGCGGCGCTCGGCGATGAGGACGCCAAGAAGGCGCTGGAGCGCATTCGCTGTCCCTATGCGATCAAGGACAAGCAGGGCAAGCTCGTCACCACGCTGTGCTTCTAA
- a CDS encoding DUF2735 domain-containing protein gives MMNNGLSHGSAKIYQFPVGGRAALAGRRYGETRLPADHASLPANVSICSESWYHQEAVDEAKPKWDR, from the coding sequence ATGATGAACAATGGTCTGAGTCACGGATCTGCGAAGATCTACCAATTCCCCGTCGGGGGCCGCGCGGCTCTCGCCGGACGCCGCTATGGCGAGACCCGCCTTCCTGCCGATCACGCGTCGCTTCCCGCGAACGTCTCGATCTGCAGCGAAAGCTGGTACCACCAGGAAGCGGTCGACGAAGCCAAGCCGAAATGGGATCGCTGA